CGCAGGCTCTCAAGGGGGCCAAGGCGCTGGCCGGGATATTTTGCCATGAGTTGGAGGATGGAGCCGCCTTCGATATATTCCATGACGATGTAGGGGCCAAGCTGTGGGTCTTGCCCCCAGTCCTGGATGGCGATGATATTCGGGTGTTGCAGGGCGCTGAGGATGCCAATCTCTTTGAGGACGCGCCGCTCGTATTCAGCGCGCCAGTGGCGGCTGGCGGCTGGTACTTTGATGGCTACGCGCTCGTCGCTGCGCTGGTTATCTGTGGCGAGGAAGACGGCGCCCATTGCGCCGCCGCCCAGGCGTTGGATGACTTTATAACGCTGACCAATCAAGGATGGCTGCGCGAATGATGGTATCATGACACCTTCCAACTGACCACGCTAACGCTGGTAGAGTGAGAAAAAGACGAGCAGCGCCAGTCCGATGCCAAAATAGCCCATGATCAGACCGGCGATGGCCGAACTATGTCCGCCGAGCCGCCCGCCGCTGCGCCGAATGTCGCCAAGGGCGAGGTGGCCGAAGATGACGGCCAGGATGCCCAGGAGGCCGCCCAACTCGATGAGCGCGAGGGCGAAGGCAAAAATGCCCAGCACCAGCGAGGCGGTGGCTTTGCCGCTGGAAGGCGGCTTGACGATTACCGGAACGACTGGCACAACTTGCACCACCGGGACGACGGGAATGACCGGCCCTACCGGAACGACGGGGACCACGGGAATGACCTGTGGCTGCGGCGGCATAGATATGGGCATGGGTGGCCTGGCTGGCATAGGCGGCGGTACGCGGGGGGCGGGCATGGGTGGTGGTGGATACGCCCCATAGCTGGAGACCGGCGGTATGCTGCGGCGCGGGCCATCGGGCGCGGGAGGATAGGCAGAGGATGGCGGTCTGCTGGCGCGCTCGGTGGGGGCAAATGGCGAGACGTTGGAAAGCGAGGCGCTGGCGGGGTGCGCGGATGGCCCCTCCAGCATGCTGCGCAGTTCTCCGATGACATCGGCGGCGCGCTGTGGTCGGCGCAGGTTGGGGTTGCCTTCCAGCAGGCCGAGGGTGAGCCGGTCTACGCTGGCGGCCAGATCGGGCGGCAGCGGTTCTCTGCCCGGCCAGGCGCTGGGCGGGCTGGCGCGGTTGACGGCAAGCCGAGGCGGGCGCTGGCCGGTGAGCATTTCGTAGAGGAGGGCGCCCAGGGAGTAGAGGTCGCTGCGTTCGTCAGCGCCCTGACCCATCGCCTGCTCGGGGGCGACGTAGGCCATTGTGCCGACGGCGGTGGACCCGGCGCGTTCGGAGAGGACGGCGGCGATGCCGAAGTCGGTGACTTTGACGACGCCATCACTTTTGCGGATGAGGACGTTGCCGGGTTTGATGTCGCGGTGAACGACGCGCAAGGGGGGCTTGTGGGCGTAGGCCAGGGCTTCAGCGACGCCGAGGGCGATTTTGAGGGCCTGGCGCGGCTGTAGTCGCCCGCCTTGCTGGCGCAGGAGTTCTTCGACGGTGGACCCATCCACGTATTCCATGACGATATAAAAGGGCAGGTCGGGGTCGCTGCCGGAACCATAGACCTGGACGATGTGGTGATGCTCCAGTTGGGCGAGGACATCACATTCGCGCTGCAAGCGGCTGATAACCTGAGGGTCGGGTTCATTGGGGAGCTTGATGGCTACATCCCGATGGCGAACCTCATCAACTGCCCGAACGACGGTTCCCATACCGCCGACGCCCAACTCTTCGGTGATGCGGTAGCGGCCAATGTACTGCCGTTCCATCCGGCCCTCCTTTGGGATCGCTGCGCTTTTCCAGTTAACTGTACCGTTTTCCTATCCCTCCGTCAAGTGCGCACACATCCTTCCCAGTGTACCTGTTTAGCAAGGATACGTCAAGTGTGGTGGACGATTGGGGTTCACCAAACATGAGATGTTGGCAGGCGAGGTGAAGGCGGCTCAACGTTGGCCTGCTGATACGCTGGCCTGGAGGGCAAACGCTCGCGCTGGCGGATCGCTGGCCGCCTGGAAGGCGGCGGTACAGGTGGGCTTCCCGCCCAATAGGCGCGCAAGGGCAGCGTGCGCGCTGGCGCAGCGGTGGCCGCCAGGATGGCGGCGGTACAGGTGGCTCAAAGGCGGCAGGGGCGGTACAGATGGGTGGCTGTTATGGGCCGTCCATGAGGCCGTAGATGAGATAGCAGTTGGCGTCATCGAGGACGAGGAGGAAGGTCTGGCCGCTATCGGGTGGGGCGAAGATGGGGTGGGGTGGGCCAAAGAGTGTTGGGATGACGCCTACTTGTTTGAGGGGCCAGAGGCGCAGTTCCACGAGCTGCTGCTTTGTGGCGCAGCTTTTGTCGGAGGGCTGACACCAGGTATCTCCGGCGCATTCGTTGGGGTTGCCATAATAGCGGCCATTATAGGAGATGCGATTGGGTAGGCGGTCGGGGCCGGGCAGGGCATAGCCAAAGTGGTTGGCTGCCCAGGGTTGGAAGGCGCCCCAGCCAAGCGCCGCGAGGATGACGCCTACCAGACCAATCCATAGGCCCAGCTGTATCAGGCGCGCTTTATTGAGCATGCAGGCCCCCTCTCTGCTGTGGAGAGCGCCCTTTCAATTGCCTACAAGATGTGTGCCGAGTGGTGGAGGCGTCTGGCACGAGTTGTCGCGCAACCTGGGGCCGATTCTATCACTGCCTGGCGGATACGGGCATGAACCAGTTCACAGCGGGGATGTGAAGAAACACACATTTCTGCCGTATCTGTTCGGGAACTGTGCCTACCTTCTCTCTCTAAGCAAGCGGGTGAACGCTATGAAACCAACTGGAAAGAACGTATCGCGGAAGCGGTTTATACAAGGGGCGCTGCTTCTGCTGCTTGTAGTGGTTCTGATCACGGGGGTGTTTGTGGTGAAGGGGGTGCTGACGCACTCCAAGAAGTATACGCTG
Above is a genomic segment from Ktedonobacterales bacterium containing:
- a CDS encoding protein kinase, which translates into the protein MERQYIGRYRITEELGVGGMGTVVRAVDEVRHRDVAIKLPNEPDPQVISRLQRECDVLAQLEHHHIVQVYGSGSDPDLPFYIVMEYVDGSTVEELLRQQGGRLQPRQALKIALGVAEALAYAHKPPLRVVHRDIKPGNVLIRKSDGVVKVTDFGIAAVLSERAGSTAVGTMAYVAPEQAMGQGADERSDLYSLGALLYEMLTGQRPPRLAVNRASPPSAWPGREPLPPDLAASVDRLTLGLLEGNPNLRRPQRAADVIGELRSMLEGPSAHPASASLSNVSPFAPTERASRPPSSAYPPAPDGPRRSIPPVSSYGAYPPPPMPAPRVPPPMPARPPMPISMPPQPQVIPVVPVVPVGPVIPVVPVVQVVPVVPVIVKPPSSGKATASLVLGIFAFALALIELGGLLGILAVIFGHLALGDIRRSGGRLGGHSSAIAGLIMGYFGIGLALLVFFSLYQR